One segment of Geminicoccaceae bacterium DNA contains the following:
- a CDS encoding YihY/virulence factor BrkB family protein produces the protein MKLAPIEPFATNDLEAPTSPVRTRRLRPPDLSWMRRVLWPAIAHFANDEGFVLAGYIAFTALFAMFPFMIFLLALAGFMGWGGAAADAIEIGLEILPPEVEGVLRPVVTELRGGPHGTLLTVSIALSVWFSSSGLESLRHALNLAFRVKDPPAFWANRLRSMALTVVYAAIILTAMLVLVGLPIAREVVTWLAERDLFDRNLYTVVRYIIGVILLLTFTIGLYLSLTNTDLRLRDVLPGALISVTLWVVATAAYSIYLRNFGRYSILYGSLGGVIFTLFFFYISAIIFIFGAQINAAMMQERRD, from the coding sequence ATGAAGCTGGCACCGATCGAGCCCTTTGCCACGAACGACCTCGAAGCGCCGACCAGTCCGGTGCGGACCCGTCGCCTCCGGCCGCCCGATCTTTCATGGATGCGCCGCGTGCTCTGGCCGGCCATCGCTCATTTCGCCAATGACGAAGGTTTCGTTCTGGCCGGTTACATCGCCTTCACGGCATTGTTTGCGATGTTCCCCTTCATGATCTTCCTGCTGGCCCTCGCCGGTTTCATGGGCTGGGGTGGGGCCGCCGCCGATGCCATCGAGATCGGTCTGGAAATTCTGCCGCCGGAAGTCGAAGGCGTTCTGCGTCCAGTGGTCACCGAGCTGCGTGGCGGTCCCCACGGTACCCTGCTGACAGTCTCGATCGCCCTTTCCGTCTGGTTCTCGTCGTCGGGACTGGAAAGCCTGCGGCACGCCCTCAATCTCGCCTTCAGGGTCAAGGATCCGCCGGCATTCTGGGCCAATCGCCTGCGCAGCATGGCACTCACCGTGGTCTATGCGGCCATCATCCTCACCGCGATGCTCGTCCTGGTCGGCCTGCCGATCGCCCGCGAGGTCGTCACCTGGCTTGCCGAACGCGACCTGTTCGACCGAAACCTCTACACGGTGGTACGCTATATCATCGGAGTCATACTGCTGCTGACATTCACCATCGGCCTTTACCTGTCACTGACCAACACCGACCTGCGCCTCCGCGACGTGTTGCCCGGCGCCCTCATCTCGGTGACGCTCTGGGTGGTCGCCACTGCGGCCTACTCGATTTACCTGCGCAATTTCGGCCGTTACAGTATTCTATATGGCAGTCTTGGCGGTGTGATTTTTACTCTGTTCTTCTTCTATATTTCGGCGATCATCTTCATTTTTGGAGCACAGATCAATGCGGCCATGATGCAGGAACGACGCGATTGA
- the clpS gene encoding ATP-dependent Clp protease adapter ClpS yields the protein MSSGSFDDEEGDAAQGGIATKTKTKTQRPSLYKVLLLNDDYTPMEFVVLVLERFFSKSREDATQIMLHVHHKGVGICGVYTFEVAETKVAQVIEFARQNQHPLQCAMEKE from the coding sequence ATGAGTAGCGGTTCTTTTGACGACGAGGAAGGTGATGCGGCCCAGGGCGGCATCGCCACGAAAACCAAGACGAAGACCCAGCGCCCCTCCCTGTACAAGGTGCTGCTGCTGAACGACGACTATACGCCCATGGAGTTTGTCGTCCTGGTTCTCGAACGCTTCTTTTCCAAAAGCCGGGAGGACGCGACGCAGATCATGTTGCACGTCCACCATAAGGGGGTCGGAATTTGTGGCGTTTATACCTTTGAGGTCGCGGAAACGAAGGTCGCCCAGGTGATCGAGTTTGCCCGCCAGAACCAGCATCCGCTACAATGCGCGATGGAAAAGGAGTAG
- a CDS encoding molybdopterin-dependent oxidoreductase, with translation MKVDFEINGRAVHVETPPMTRLAHVLRRQLDLEGTKIGCDAGDCGACTVLVDGRQTCACLMPVAHVRGRRVVTVEGLASLPFGKRLQRRFLDIGAAQCGICTPGMLMAAVELLSGNPSPDEAEVEAALGGVLCRCTGYRKIIEAVTDMAVDAAPSAGNASCRPAVGARIARLDGPDKVTGQAQFGADGWPDDCLELRLVRSPHHAATFELGNVEAWRLLHPGVDRILLAGDIPGRNAFGIYPEIKDQPLLADGLVRHRGEPVAAIIGEPQAIRALDLAGFPVIWCETKPVLGLDATLVFDRPAIHAQTPDNVLARGRLATGDVSQSLAAAAVTVRHTVETSFVEHAYIEPEAGYARRIGDRIEIVATTQAPYMDRTEVAAVLGIAPERVRIVPTACGGGFGSKIDVSLQPIIAVAAWLTGRPVGCVYDRPESISSTTKRHPARITATAGADADGRLLAMRFHGDFDTGAYASWGPTVATRVPVHASGPYRIGAAHCTTTALYSNGTPAGAFRGFGVPQAAIVHEALMDELADGLGIDRLDFRLINALRDGDRTASGQLLGSGTGLVACLERLKPRWQAEKAGLRREEGDLRRGIGVACMWYGIGNTALTNPSAMDVGIDSSGRLTLYNGAVDIGQGSATVMVQICADALRLPVEAFCQVAGDTDRTRDAGKTSASRQTFVSGNAARLAGLDLRGRILRLANAGEEASLKLAEGHILVDDGGRKTRIDLTRMKSDATGDVLKGQGFWDPPTEPLDENGQGVPYASYGFAAQMARVAVDTGLGTVTVERMWAAHDVGRAINPTLCEGQIDGGIAQGLGLALMEEYLPGRNENLHDYLIPTIGDIPPIEIFLVEEGDPLGPDGAKGLGEPALAATAPAIFGAIHDAVGVRPDKVPLTPDRLLQRMQRVRRMRSG, from the coding sequence ATGAAGGTGGATTTCGAGATCAACGGCAGGGCCGTCCATGTCGAAACACCTCCCATGACCCGCCTGGCCCATGTCCTGCGCCGGCAACTCGATCTCGAGGGAACCAAGATCGGTTGCGATGCCGGGGATTGCGGCGCCTGTACGGTGCTGGTCGATGGTCGGCAGACCTGCGCCTGCCTGATGCCCGTCGCACATGTCCGGGGACGGCGGGTTGTCACGGTCGAAGGGCTGGCATCACTGCCGTTCGGCAAGCGCCTGCAACGGCGCTTTCTCGATATCGGTGCCGCCCAGTGCGGCATCTGCACGCCCGGCATGCTGATGGCGGCAGTCGAGCTCCTCTCAGGCAACCCGTCGCCGGACGAAGCCGAGGTCGAAGCCGCTTTGGGCGGCGTGCTCTGCCGATGCACGGGCTACCGCAAGATCATCGAGGCGGTGACGGACATGGCCGTGGATGCCGCGCCATCAGCCGGGAATGCTTCGTGCCGGCCCGCCGTCGGCGCCCGGATCGCACGGCTGGACGGGCCGGACAAGGTGACGGGACAGGCGCAATTCGGCGCCGATGGCTGGCCGGATGACTGCCTTGAACTGCGGCTGGTTCGCTCCCCCCATCATGCCGCCACGTTCGAACTGGGAAATGTCGAGGCCTGGCGACTTCTGCATCCGGGTGTCGATCGCATCTTGCTGGCGGGTGACATACCGGGACGTAATGCCTTTGGCATCTATCCCGAGATCAAGGACCAGCCGCTCCTGGCCGACGGACTGGTCCGCCATCGTGGCGAGCCGGTTGCTGCCATCATCGGCGAACCACAGGCCATCCGGGCCCTCGACCTTGCCGGTTTTCCGGTAATCTGGTGTGAAACGAAACCGGTGCTGGGGCTGGATGCGACGCTTGTGTTCGATCGTCCGGCCATTCATGCGCAGACCCCTGACAACGTTCTGGCGCGCGGACGGCTTGCCACCGGCGATGTCAGCCAGTCTCTCGCCGCGGCAGCGGTCACGGTCCGGCACACGGTCGAAACCTCGTTCGTCGAACATGCCTATATCGAGCCCGAGGCGGGATATGCACGGCGCATCGGCGACCGCATCGAGATCGTCGCCACGACACAGGCTCCCTACATGGACCGCACCGAGGTGGCGGCCGTTCTCGGCATCGCGCCCGAACGGGTGCGGATCGTGCCGACGGCCTGCGGAGGTGGGTTCGGCAGCAAGATCGACGTGTCGTTGCAGCCGATCATCGCGGTGGCGGCCTGGCTGACCGGTCGCCCGGTCGGCTGTGTCTACGACCGCCCCGAGAGCATATCCTCGACGACGAAAAGGCATCCGGCAAGGATCACCGCCACGGCAGGTGCGGATGCCGACGGGCGCCTGCTGGCGATGCGGTTCCACGGCGATTTCGACACGGGCGCCTATGCCTCGTGGGGACCTACCGTCGCCACCCGTGTGCCCGTCCATGCCAGCGGTCCCTATCGCATCGGGGCGGCCCATTGCACCACCACGGCCCTCTACAGCAACGGTACGCCGGCCGGGGCATTTCGGGGCTTCGGCGTTCCGCAGGCGGCGATCGTGCACGAGGCGTTGATGGATGAACTTGCCGACGGGCTCGGCATTGATCGCCTCGACTTTCGCCTGATCAACGCGTTACGCGATGGAGATCGCACGGCCAGCGGGCAGCTGCTCGGGTCGGGAACCGGGCTGGTGGCCTGTCTGGAACGACTGAAACCCCGCTGGCAGGCCGAGAAGGCGGGGTTGCGACGCGAGGAGGGCGATCTGCGCCGTGGTATCGGTGTGGCCTGCATGTGGTATGGTATTGGCAATACGGCCCTGACCAATCCGTCCGCGATGGATGTGGGCATCGATTCAAGCGGCAGGCTGACCCTGTACAATGGTGCGGTCGATATCGGGCAGGGCAGTGCCACGGTCATGGTGCAGATCTGTGCCGATGCGCTGAGGCTGCCGGTGGAAGCCTTCTGCCAGGTAGCGGGCGATACCGATCGCACGAGGGATGCCGGCAAGACATCCGCCTCGCGCCAGACCTTTGTCTCCGGCAATGCCGCAAGGCTGGCGGGCCTCGATCTCCGCGGTCGGATCCTGCGGCTGGCCAATGCCGGGGAAGAGGCGTCGTTGAAACTCGCAGAGGGGCACATCCTTGTCGATGACGGGGGACGTAAGACAAGAATCGACCTTACCCGCATGAAGAGTGATGCCACTGGTGACGTTCTCAAGGGGCAGGGCTTCTGGGATCCCCCCACCGAACCTCTCGACGAGAACGGGCAGGGGGTGCCTTATGCATCCTATGGCTTTGCCGCCCAGATGGCGCGTGTTGCCGTCGATACCGGCCTCGGCACCGTCACGGTCGAGCGCATGTGGGCGGCTCACGACGTGGGCCGGGCCATCAATCCGACCCTGTGCGAAGGTCAGATCGATGGCGGGATCGCCCAGGGACTGGGACTGGCCCTGATGGAGGAATATCTGCCGGGGCGTAACGAAAACCTGCATGACTACCTGATACCGACAATAGGAGACATTCCTCCCATTGAAATTTTCCTCGTTGAAGAAGGCGATCCGCTGGGTCCCGACGGGGCGAAGGGGTTGGGCGAGCCCGCACTGGCCGCCACCGCGCCGGCGATCTTCGGCGCCATCCACGACGCGGTGGGCGTCCGGCCCGACAAGGTACCACTCACGCCCGACCGCCTGCTGCAACGCATGCAGCGGGTCCGCCGCATGCGGTCAGGTTGA
- a CDS encoding Na(+)/H(+) antiporter subunit D, which produces MTELNPALILIIGALPLALLPVSLRKAWMLFLPLACLYQVSFGDSGSFGHMNLMGMELETYRLDSLSRIFAIIFSIAAGLSVIYSLHQDDPVQETAGLIYSGSAIGAALAGDLLTLFIFWELTAISSVFLIWARGTDRAYKAGMRYMLIQVGSGVLLLAGTLVHYAQTGSLAFNALGIESLGGKIILVAFGIKCAFPLLHNWLQDAYPEATITGTVWLSAFTTKLAVYALARGYAGTEMLIWVGVVMTAFPIFYAVIENDLRRVLAYSLNNQLGFMVTGIGVGTELALNGTVAHAFCHILYKGLLFMSMGAVMFRTGTCKGSELGGLYKSMPWTTGFCIVGAASISAFPLFSGFVSKSMILAALAENGYFVPWLVLLFASAGVFHHSGIKIPFFAFFAHDSGRRVEEAPRNMLIAMGVASFLCIGIGVLPGPLYAMLPYPVDFSPYTFEHVVTQLQLLLFSALAFTWLMRGGVYPPELRSVVLDTDVLYRKGLPAFAHWFCRVFGPMDAAVRRWLVRGFSRFAGQVSRYSGPEGALARSVGSGSMTFWIIVVLAVYLAITFAGNGIGGGGH; this is translated from the coding sequence ATGACTGAGCTGAACCCGGCCCTGATCCTCATCATCGGCGCACTGCCTCTGGCACTCCTGCCCGTTTCGTTGCGCAAGGCGTGGATGCTGTTCCTGCCGCTGGCCTGCCTTTATCAGGTTTCGTTCGGCGATTCGGGCAGTTTTGGCCACATGAACCTCATGGGCATGGAGCTTGAGACCTATCGGCTCGATTCCCTCTCGCGGATCTTTGCGATCATCTTTTCGATCGCTGCAGGACTCAGCGTCATCTACTCCCTGCATCAGGATGATCCGGTGCAGGAAACGGCCGGCCTGATCTATTCGGGCAGTGCGATCGGCGCGGCACTGGCCGGCGACCTCCTCACACTGTTCATCTTCTGGGAACTCACTGCCATATCCTCGGTGTTCCTGATCTGGGCCCGCGGCACCGATCGCGCGTACAAGGCCGGCATGCGCTACATGCTGATCCAGGTCGGATCCGGGGTGCTCCTTCTCGCCGGAACGCTCGTCCACTACGCGCAGACCGGCTCGCTCGCCTTCAACGCGCTCGGCATCGAGAGCCTCGGCGGCAAGATCATCCTCGTCGCCTTCGGCATCAAGTGCGCCTTCCCGCTGTTGCACAACTGGCTGCAGGACGCCTATCCCGAGGCGACCATTACCGGTACGGTATGGCTTTCCGCATTTACCACCAAACTTGCCGTCTATGCGCTGGCACGTGGCTATGCCGGAACCGAGATGCTCATCTGGGTCGGCGTCGTCATGACCGCCTTCCCGATCTTCTACGCCGTCATCGAGAACGATCTGCGACGGGTGCTGGCCTACAGTCTCAACAACCAGCTGGGCTTCATGGTGACCGGTATCGGCGTCGGGACCGAACTGGCGCTCAACGGCACGGTGGCGCATGCCTTCTGCCACATCCTCTACAAGGGGCTCCTGTTCATGTCGATGGGGGCGGTCATGTTCCGTACCGGGACGTGCAAGGGCTCGGAGCTGGGCGGGCTGTACAAGTCGATGCCCTGGACGACCGGTTTCTGCATCGTCGGTGCCGCCTCGATCTCCGCCTTCCCGCTGTTCAGCGGATTTGTCTCGAAGTCGATGATCCTGGCAGCTCTGGCGGAGAACGGTTATTTTGTCCCGTGGCTCGTCCTGCTGTTCGCATCCGCCGGTGTCTTCCACCATTCGGGAATCAAGATCCCGTTTTTCGCCTTTTTCGCGCATGACAGTGGACGTCGGGTCGAGGAAGCTCCACGCAACATGCTGATCGCCATGGGTGTTGCATCGTTTCTGTGCATCGGCATCGGTGTATTGCCCGGCCCCCTCTATGCAATGCTGCCCTATCCGGTCGACTTCTCTCCCTATACTTTCGAACACGTGGTCACCCAGCTGCAATTGCTGCTGTTTTCCGCACTGGCGTTCACCTGGCTGATGCGCGGTGGCGTCTACCCGCCAGAATTGCGTTCCGTCGTCCTCGATACCGATGTGCTTTACCGCAAGGGACTGCCCGCCTTCGCCCACTGGTTCTGCCGGGTATTCGGGCCGATGGATGCGGCAGTTCGCCGCTGGCTCGTCCGCGGCTTCAGCCGCTTTGCAGGCCAGGTTTCGCGTTATTCCGGCCCGGAGGGAGCGCTGGCGCGTTCGGTCGGTTCCGGCAGCATGACATTCTGGATCATCGTCGTGCTCGCGGTCTATCTGGCGATTACCTTCGCGGGCAACGGGATAGGTGGCGGGGGCCACTGA
- the clpA gene encoding ATP-dependent Clp protease ATP-binding subunit ClpA, with amino-acid sequence MLSRTLEKTLRRALALANARQHEYATLEHLLMALTEDQDAVAVLKACAVELERLRMTLTDFLDHELLGLVVEGVVDAKPTAGFQRVIQRAAIHVQSSGRTEVTGANVLVALFSERESHAVYFLQEQNVSRLDAVNYIAHGIAKKPGMSQQKVVRGADEQPQQQPEGNEEKARTDKPQAGEALSAYCTDLNEKARAGKIDILVGRAAEIERTIQILCRRSKNNPLFVGDPGVGKTAIAEGLARRIIEGDVPEVLREAVIYALDMGALLAGTRYRGDFEERLKTVINELENDRNAVLFIDEIHTVIGAGATSGGSLDASNILKPALASGALRCIGSTTYKEFRNYFEKDRALVRRFQKIDIPEPTEEEAVKILEGLKPSFEEHHGVKYSQGALKAAVKLATRYIHDRKLPDKAIDVIDEVGAAQMLRPPQQRKKNVGPKDIEEIVAKIARVPIKAVSARDRDALKSLDADLKGAVFGQDRAIEALASAIKLSRAGLRDPQKPIGCYLFSGPTGVGKTEVARQLADVMAIELVRFDMSEYMERHAVSRLIGAPPGYVGFDQGGLLTDAVDQHPHAVLLLDEIEKAHPDVFNILLQVMDYGKLTDNNGKTVDFRNVILIMTTNAGASDMSKPVMGFGGTTREGEDTEAIKRLFTPEFRNRLDAVIPFSGLSAVVIRSVVEKFIRQLAAQLADRRVSIELDDAAMDWLAEHGFDPLYGARPLARVIEDNIKKPLADELLFGDLSKGGKVLVTVGEDSKLVFQTQPAGRSQKLLAAPDSDDDDDDDGVMDEEPEVVS; translated from the coding sequence ATGCTTTCGCGCACTCTAGAAAAGACGCTTCGACGGGCTCTGGCCCTGGCCAATGCGCGCCAGCATGAATATGCGACGCTTGAGCATCTGCTCATGGCCCTCACCGAGGATCAGGACGCGGTTGCCGTGCTCAAGGCATGCGCGGTCGAACTCGAACGCTTGCGGATGACGCTGACCGACTTTCTCGATCACGAGCTTTTGGGCCTGGTTGTCGAGGGGGTGGTCGACGCCAAGCCGACCGCCGGCTTCCAGCGGGTGATTCAGCGGGCGGCCATCCACGTGCAGTCCTCGGGCCGGACCGAGGTGACCGGTGCCAATGTCCTGGTTGCGCTGTTTTCCGAGCGTGAATCCCATGCGGTGTATTTCCTGCAGGAGCAGAATGTCTCGCGTCTGGATGCCGTCAATTACATCGCGCATGGCATCGCCAAGAAGCCCGGCATGAGCCAGCAGAAGGTCGTGCGTGGTGCCGACGAGCAGCCGCAGCAACAACCGGAAGGCAATGAGGAAAAGGCCCGCACCGACAAGCCGCAGGCCGGCGAGGCGCTGTCGGCCTATTGTACCGACCTCAACGAGAAGGCACGTGCCGGCAAGATCGACATCCTCGTCGGTCGTGCCGCGGAGATCGAGCGTACCATCCAGATCCTGTGCCGTCGGTCGAAGAACAATCCTCTTTTTGTCGGCGATCCCGGCGTCGGGAAAACCGCCATTGCGGAAGGGTTGGCCCGCCGCATCATCGAGGGCGATGTCCCCGAGGTGTTGCGCGAAGCCGTCATCTATGCACTCGACATGGGGGCCCTGCTCGCCGGAACCCGTTATCGCGGCGATTTCGAGGAACGGTTGAAGACCGTCATCAACGAACTCGAAAATGACAGGAATGCGGTGTTGTTCATCGACGAGATCCACACCGTCATCGGTGCGGGTGCCACCAGTGGCGGTTCGCTCGATGCCTCCAATATCCTCAAACCCGCCCTCGCCTCGGGAGCCCTGCGCTGCATCGGCTCGACCACCTACAAGGAATTCCGCAACTACTTCGAGAAGGACCGGGCACTGGTCCGCCGCTTCCAGAAGATTGATATCCCCGAACCGACCGAGGAAGAGGCGGTCAAGATCCTTGAGGGCCTCAAGCCGAGCTTCGAGGAGCATCATGGCGTGAAATACAGCCAGGGTGCGCTCAAGGCCGCGGTCAAGCTGGCCACCCGATACATCCATGACCGCAAGCTTCCGGACAAGGCCATCGATGTGATCGACGAGGTCGGTGCGGCCCAGATGCTTCGCCCGCCGCAGCAGCGCAAGAAGAATGTCGGTCCCAAGGATATCGAGGAGATTGTGGCCAAGATCGCCCGCGTGCCGATCAAGGCCGTGAGCGCTCGCGACCGCGATGCGCTCAAGTCGCTCGATGCGGATCTCAAGGGTGCTGTGTTCGGTCAGGATCGTGCAATCGAGGCCCTCGCCAGTGCCATCAAGCTCAGCCGCGCCGGCCTGCGCGACCCGCAAAAGCCGATAGGCTGCTACCTCTTCTCCGGTCCCACCGGTGTCGGCAAGACAGAAGTCGCCCGCCAGCTGGCCGATGTCATGGCCATCGAACTGGTTCGCTTCGACATGTCGGAATATATGGAACGGCATGCCGTTTCCCGGTTGATCGGCGCTCCTCCGGGGTATGTCGGCTTCGACCAGGGTGGCTTGTTGACCGATGCGGTCGATCAGCACCCGCACGCGGTACTGTTGCTCGACGAGATCGAGAAGGCCCATCCCGATGTGTTCAACATCCTCCTGCAGGTGATGGATTACGGAAAGCTCACCGACAACAACGGCAAGACTGTCGATTTCCGCAATGTCATCCTCATCATGACCACCAATGCCGGCGCGTCGGATATGAGCAAGCCGGTCATGGGTTTCGGCGGGACCACCCGTGAAGGCGAGGATACCGAAGCCATCAAGAGGTTGTTCACGCCTGAATTCCGCAACCGCCTCGATGCCGTCATTCCGTTCAGCGGGCTCAGTGCGGTGGTCATCCGCTCGGTGGTCGAGAAGTTCATTCGCCAGCTGGCGGCACAGCTTGCCGACCGCCGCGTGTCGATCGAACTCGACGATGCGGCCATGGACTGGCTGGCCGAACATGGCTTCGATCCCCTGTATGGCGCACGGCCGCTGGCCCGGGTCATCGAGGACAACATCAAGAAGCCGCTGGCCGACGAGTTGCTCTTTGGCGACCTTTCCAAGGGCGGCAAGGTTCTTGTCACCGTGGGCGAGGACAGCAAGCTGGTCTTCCAGACACAACCGGCCGGACGCTCGCAAAAGCTGTTGGCAGCACCGGACTCGGATGATGACGACGATGATGACGGTGTCATGGACGAAGAGCCTGAAGTGGTGAGCTGA
- the fabI gene encoding enoyl-ACP reductase FabI, with amino-acid sequence MANSGLLMQGRKGLIMGIANDRSLAWGIAQAVSAQGAQLAVTYQGEALKKRVAPLAGQLGQDFILPADVTDNDSMDTLFETIEERWGKLDFAVHAIAYSDKEQLKGKYLDTTADNFLRSMHISCFSFTDLARRCAPLMADGGSLVTLSYYGAEKVVPHYNVMGVAKAALEASVRYLAVDLGGQNVRVNAISAGPVRTLAASGIGDFRYILRWNEYNAPLKRNTTLDDVGGAGVYLLSELGAGTTGEILHVDSGYHVVGMKAEDAPDIATV; translated from the coding sequence ATGGCCAATTCGGGATTGCTCATGCAGGGCAGGAAAGGGCTTATCATGGGCATCGCCAATGATCGCTCGCTGGCATGGGGTATCGCCCAGGCCGTTTCGGCACAAGGGGCACAACTCGCCGTCACCTATCAGGGAGAGGCGCTGAAAAAGCGCGTGGCGCCACTCGCAGGACAACTCGGTCAGGATTTCATCCTGCCGGCCGATGTCACCGACAACGACAGCATGGATACCCTCTTCGAGACCATCGAGGAACGCTGGGGCAAACTCGATTTCGCCGTCCATGCCATCGCCTATTCGGACAAGGAACAGCTCAAGGGAAAATATCTCGATACCACTGCGGATAATTTCCTCAGGTCGATGCATATTTCCTGTTTCTCCTTCACCGATCTCGCCCGGCGCTGCGCACCGCTGATGGCCGATGGTGGATCACTGGTGACGTTGAGCTATTACGGTGCCGAGAAGGTCGTGCCGCACTACAATGTCATGGGGGTGGCCAAGGCGGCTCTTGAGGCATCCGTCCGCTATCTCGCTGTCGACCTTGGCGGCCAGAATGTCCGGGTGAATGCCATTTCCGCCGGGCCGGTTCGTACACTGGCCGCATCGGGCATCGGTGATTTCCGCTACATCCTGCGCTGGAACGAATACAACGCCCCGCTCAAGCGCAACACGACACTGGATGACGTGGGCGGAGCCGGTGTCTACCTGCTCTCCGAGCTCGGAGCTGGCACGACCGGAGAAATTCTGCATGTCGACAGCGGTTACCATGTCGTCGGCATGAAGGCGGAGGATGCGCCCGATATCGCCACGGTCTGA
- the aroC gene encoding chorismate synthase, which produces MAGNSFGTLFRFTTWGESHGPAIGCVVDGVPSRIPLSEADIQTWLDRRKPGQSRFTTQRREPDTVEILSGVFEGLTTGTPVSLLIRNQDQRSKDYGEIKDSYRPGHADITYDMKYGIRDYRGGGRSSARETAMRVAAGAIARKILGDSVQILGYLTRIGEDAVDPAHFDEAEIGRNPFWCPDAQAAIRFERQLDHVRKNGSSVGAVVEVVARGVPAGLGEPVYDKLDSDLAKAMMSINAVKGVEIGAGFRAAALSGEQNADEIRRGGNDGPRFESNQAGGILGGISTGQEIVCRFAVKPTSSILTPRRTIDRHGAEIELRTKGRHDPCVGIRAVPVGEAMMACVLADHLLRHRGVYDGMTPRPLSSQRAPED; this is translated from the coding sequence ATGGCCGGTAACAGTTTCGGTACACTCTTTCGCTTCACGACCTGGGGAGAAAGCCACGGTCCGGCCATTGGCTGCGTCGTCGATGGCGTGCCTTCGCGCATACCGCTCAGCGAGGCCGATATCCAGACATGGCTGGACCGGCGCAAGCCCGGCCAGTCGCGCTTCACCACCCAGCGCCGGGAACCCGATACCGTCGAGATCCTCTCCGGCGTGTTCGAGGGATTGACCACCGGTACACCCGTGAGTCTGCTGATCCGCAACCAGGACCAGCGCTCGAAGGATTACGGCGAGATCAAGGACAGCTACCGCCCGGGCCACGCCGACATCACCTATGACATGAAGTACGGCATTCGCGACTATCGCGGCGGCGGTCGTTCATCGGCCCGCGAGACGGCGATGCGAGTGGCCGCAGGCGCCATTGCCCGCAAGATACTGGGCGACAGCGTCCAGATCCTCGGCTACCTCACCCGGATCGGCGAGGATGCCGTCGACCCGGCACATTTCGATGAGGCCGAGATCGGACGCAACCCCTTCTGGTGTCCCGATGCGCAGGCGGCAATCCGCTTCGAGCGGCAACTCGACCATGTGCGCAAGAATGGCTCGTCGGTGGGAGCCGTGGTCGAGGTCGTGGCCCGCGGCGTTCCCGCCGGCCTGGGCGAGCCCGTCTACGACAAGCTCGACAGCGATCTTGCCAAGGCGATGATGAGCATCAACGCGGTCAAGGGTGTTGAAATCGGTGCCGGCTTCCGGGCCGCCGCACTCAGCGGCGAACAGAATGCCGACGAGATCCGCCGCGGTGGCAATGACGGGCCGCGTTTCGAGTCCAATCAGGCCGGCGGCATCCTGGGCGGAATTTCGACCGGACAGGAGATCGTCTGCCGTTTCGCCGTCAAGCCGACTTCCTCGATCCTCACCCCGAGACGGACCATTGACCGTCATGGCGCGGAAATCGAGCTGCGCACCAAGGGGCGTCACGACCCCTGCGTCGGCATCCGCGCGGTTCCCGTCGGCGAGGCGATGATGGCCTGCGTCCTCGCCGACCATCTGCTGCGGCACCGGGGTGTCTATGACGGGATGACCCCTCGCCCGCTCTCTTCGCAACGTGCTCCCGAAGACTGA